One window from the genome of Cryptococcus neoformans var. neoformans JEC21 chromosome 12 sequence encodes:
- a CDS encoding homoserine O-acetyltransferase, putative, whose amino-acid sequence MSDNAPTPQKIRDTNPYASLISQQIAIIPSFTLESGVTLNNVPVAYKTWGKLNEKADNCLVICHALTGSADVEDWWGPLLGLNKAFDPTRFFIFCGNVIGSPYGTISSVTTNPETGKPFGPEMPGSSVKDDVRLHYIILKSLGVKSVAAVVGGSMGGMTVLEYPLNTPPGFVRAIIPLATSARHSAWCISWGEAQRQSIYSDPDYKDGYYYEIEEEGGKVDLARQPARGLAAARMAALLTYRSRDSFESRFGRRAGGGKSSVPKGGVRIMGGQETTDPSVPSESDLAAKSPSWRAWREHNDGHRSSGARPISRSGSEGPNRGEGDAAQAEVVKTQEVKANGNKIGTGGEAPPKIFSAQSYLRYQGDKFTGRFDANCYIHITRKLDTHDLSAPSRDTSLSSLSSGLPSSADATEEELNARLIHALSLEPPALVIGIESDGLFTTSEQRELAAGIPDAELVVIPSPDGHDGFLLEFEAINGWVEGWLKRKMPEFYEKRVIDPEDYVQGEEGFDIKKESVFGEAEADVTRW is encoded by the exons ATGTCGGATAACGCTCCCACACCTCAAAAAATACGAGACACAAATCCATATgcctctctcatctctcagCAAATCGCGATCATCCCTTCGTTCACCCTAGAGTCAGGTGTCACTCTTAATAATGTTCCAGTGGCATACAAGACCTGGGGTAAACTTAACGAAAAAGCCGACAACTGTTTAGTCATCTGTCATGCTTTGACAGGTAGTGCTGATGTCGAAGATTG GTGGGGACCGTTGCTTGGTCTCAACAAGGCCTTTGACCCGACCAGatttttcatcttctgtgGAAACGTTATAGGTTCACCCTACGGCACTATTTCCAGTGTCACTACCAACCCCGAGACTGGCAAGCCTTTTGGTCCCGAGATGCCCGGAAGTAGCGTCAAGGATGATGTTCG ATTGCATTACATAATTCTCAAATCTCTTGGTGTGAAATCGGTGGCAGCCGTCGTTGGTGGATCCATGGGTGGTATGACTGTTCTTGAATACCCACTCAATACCCCTCCTGGGTTTGTCAGAGCCATTATCCCCCTTGCGACTTCAGCTCGTCATTCAGCTTGGTGTATTTCTTGGGGAGAAGCACAGCGTCAATCTATCTACTCCGATCCAGACTACAAAGACGGTTACTATTACGAaattgaggaggaaggaggcaAAGTTGACCTGGCTCGACAGCCAGCCAGGGGTCTGGCTGCGGCTAGAATGGCGGCTTTGTTGACTTACAGGAGTAGAGACAGCTTTGAAAGCCGATTCGGCCGACGTGCCGGCGGCGGTAAATCGTCAGTGCCCAAGGGTGGTGTACGAATCATGGGTGGTCAAGAGACGACCGACCCTAGCGTCCCCAGTGAGAGCGATCTCGCTGCCAAGTCCCCCAGCTGGAGAGCCTGGAGGGAGCATAACGACGGGCACAGAAGCTCTGGCGCAAGACCGATATCTCGTAGCGGGAGCGAAGGCCCTAACCGTGGAGAGGGTGATGCGGCTCAGGCTGAGGTTGTAAAGACTCAAGAAGTGAAGGCCAACGGGAATAAAATTGGAACTGGCGGAGAAGCACCGCCCAAAATCTTTTCTGCGCAAAGCTATCTTCGCTACCAGGGAGACAAG TTTACTGGTCGATTTGATGCCAACTGTTACATCCACATCACCCGTAAACTCGACACCCACGATCTGTCCGCTCCTTCCCGTGACACTTCTCTGtcctcactctcttctGGTCTTCCCTCGTCCGCCGACgcaacagaagaagagctcaATGCCCGTTTGATCCACgctctttctcttgaaCCTCCCGCTTTGGTCATCGGCATTGAGTCCGATGGCTTGTTCACCACTTCCGAACAACGCGAGCTTGCAGCTGGGATCCCCGATGCAGAGCTTGTTGTCATTCCTTCCCCTGACGGACATGACGGTTTCTTATTGGAGTTTGAAGCCATTAACGGATGGGTTGAAGGATGgctgaagagaaagatgccCGAGTTCTACGAGAAACGAGTGATCGATCCCGAAGATTATGTacagggagaagaaggatttgaCATCAAAAAGGAAAGCGTATTCGGCGAGGCCGAGGCAGATGTTACGAGGTGGTAA
- a CDS encoding nicotinate phosphoribosyltransferase, putative, with protein MPDKLHLPIDDVQIPFSILDTDLYKLTMQNAVLHHFSDAHVVIKFTNRSPQMLFSKECFDWVQQRVNDLSKLKLTSEERKELSKACPYFSESYLDYLSNMQLDPVKQVKLTFIPQGSNEKGEKMGEIGCVIEGPWKDTMLYEVPVMAILSEGYFKFVDTDWDYDGQFELAKKKALDLLNPPAPTTSLSFSEFGTRRRRSFKAQDIIMRGLIAGHEEYKSKGGSQGILSGTSNVYLALKYGLNPVGTIAHEWIMAVGATYGYRGANGRAMDMWEEVYPPGTKFSSPLTMLTDTYTAAIFFKDFISDPARALRWAVLRQDSGDAFKFVEDAKEAWRTIEDKAGIKRDVGPNGEEEVAKGKKVIFSDGLDVEKAIKLQQGCDKAGMAASFGIGTDLTNDFRKASDPSQKSKALNMVIKLNKINGKDCIKLSDDKGKHTGSLEEVRKAQQELGINKN; from the exons ATGCCGGACAAGCTACACCTACCCATAGATGATGTCCAGATCCCCTTCAGTATCCTCGATACTGACCTTTACAAG CTTACAATGCAAAACGCCGTCCTCCACCACTTTAGTGACGCGCATGTGGTCATCAAGTTTACCAATAGGAGTCCTCAAATGCTCTTCTCGAAGGAATGTTTTGACTGGGTACAACAGCGAGTGAATG ACCTTTCGAAGCTCAAGTTGACTTCAGAAGAACGTAAAGAGCTTTCTAAGGCTTGTCCTTATTTCTCGGAATCATACCTAGATTATCTCTCCAATATGCAACTCGACCCTGTCAAGCAAGTAAAGCTCACTTTCATTCCCCAGGGCTCCAacgagaaaggagaaaagatgggTGAGATTGGATGTGTCATCGAAGGGCCTTGGAAGGATACTATGTTATACGAAGTTCCCGTTATGGCTATCT TGAGTGAAGGATACTTCAAGTTTGTGGACACCGACTGGGATTACGACGGGCAGTTTG AActggccaagaagaaggctttaGATCTCTTGAATCCTCCTGCTCCCACGACGTCATTATCGTTCTCTGAATTCGGCACTCGCCGTCGACGGAGTTTCAAGGCCCAGGATATCATCATGCGGGGCCTTATTGCTGGCCATGAAGAGTACAAATCCAAAGGAGGGAGTCAGGGGATTTTGAGCGGGACAAGTAAT GTCTATTTGGCTTTGAAATACGGCCTCAATCCTGTCGGCACGATTGCCCATGAATGGATCATGGCCGTCGGTGCGACTTATGGATACAGAGGGGCTAATGGAAGAGCTATGGATATGTGGGAAGAGG TCTACCCTCCCGGTACCAAGttttcctctccactcACCATGCTCACGGACACCTACACTGCCGCGATCTTCTTTAAAGACTTTATCTCCGATCCCGCTCGTGCTCTTCGCTGGGCCGTTCTCAGGCAAGATTCTGGAGACGCCTTCAAGTTTGTCGAGGACGCAAAGGAGGCGTGGAGGACTATCGAGGATAAGGCTGGTATCAAGCGAGACGTTGGGCCGaatggcgaggaagaagttgcaaaaggaaagaaggttaTTTTCAGTGACGGCTTAGATGTGGAGAAGGCCATCAAGTTGCAACAAGGGTGTGACAAGGCTGGCATGGCGG CATCATTCGGTATCGGTACGGACTTGACCAATGATTTTCGTAAGGCCTCAGATCCCAGTCAAAAGTCCAAAGCTTTGAATATGGTCATCAAACTCAACAAGATCAATGGAAAGGATTGTATCAAGTTGTCAGATGACAAGGGGAAG CATACTGGTTCTCTTGAAGAGGTTAGGAAAGCTCAACAGGAACTGGGCATTAACAAGAACTAG